A genomic window from Lycium barbarum isolate Lr01 chromosome 4, ASM1917538v2, whole genome shotgun sequence includes:
- the LOC132635295 gene encoding cysteine desulfurase, mitochondrial, protein MLSKYLATALRRNIPKLCHVSRPISTTAAAAAAVGETPYVDGITIKGVKISGRPLYLDMQATSPIDPRVLDAMLPYHLSRFGNPHSRTHLYGWESDQAVEVARAQIATLIKASPKEIIFTSGATESNNISVKGVLHFYRDKKRHVITTQTEHKCVLDSCRHLQQEGFDVTYLPVQSDGLVDLEKLRAAIRPDTGLVSVMMVNNEIGVIQPMEEIGKICKEFNVPFHTDAAQALGKIPIDVDKMNISLMSLSGHKIYGPKGVGALYMRRRPRIRVEPQMNGGGQERGIRSGTVPTPLVVGFGAACELAMKEMEYDEKRIKGLNERLLNGIRSKLDGVVVNGSVERRYAGNLNISFAYVEGESLLMGLKEVAVSSGSACTSASLEPSYVLRALGVEEDMAHTSIRYGIGRFTTEEEIDRAVDLTVKQVEKLREMSPLYEMVKEGIDIKSIQWAQH, encoded by the coding sequence ATGTTGTCGAAATATCTGGCAACAGCGCTACGCCGCAATATCCCTAAACTCTGCCACGTGTCCCGCCCTATCTCCACCACAGCAGCAGCGGCGGCGGCGGTGGGAGAAACACCGTACGTGGATGGCATAACAATAAAAGGTGTGAAAATCTCAGGCAGACCATTATACCTAGATATGCAAGCAACTTCCCCAATTGATCCTAGGGTTTTGGACGCTATGTTACCTTATCATCTTTCCCGTTTTGGAAACCCTCATTCAAGAACTCATCTTTACGGTTGGGAATCTGATCAGGCTGTTGAAGTTGCCCGAGCCCAAATTGCTACCCTCATTAAAGCTTCACCTAAAGAGATTATTTTTACTTCTGGTGCTACTGAGAGTAATAATATATCTGTTAAGGGTGTTTTGCATTTTTATAGAGATAAGAAACGACACGTTATTACTACCCAAACTGAGCATAAGTGCGTTCTTGATTCTTGTCGTCATTTACAGCAAGAGGGGTTTGATGTAACTTATCTTCCTGTTCAGTCTGATGGGCTTGTTGATTTAGAGAAACTTCGGGCTGCGATAAGGCCCGATACGGGGTTGGTTTCGGTTATGATGGTGAATAATGAGATTGGTGTTATTCAGCCTATGGAGGAAATTGGGAAAATTTGTAAGGAGTTTAATGTTCCTTTTCACACTGATGCTGCACAAGCTTTGGGGAAGATACCAATTGATGTGGACAAGATGAATATAAGTTTGATGTCGTTAAGTGGGCATAAGATTTATGGGCCGAAAGGCGTAGGAGCGCTATATATGAGGCGTAGGCCGAGGATTAGGGTTGAGCCTCAGATGAATGGTGGTGGACAAGAGAGAGGGATTAGGAGCGGGACCGTACCGACACCGTTGGTTGTAGGGTTTGGGGCAGCTTGTGAACTTGCAATGAAGGAAATGGAATATGATGAAAAGAGGATTAAAGGTTTGAATGAGAGGTTATTGAATGGTATAAGGTCTAAGCTTGATGGGGTTGTTGTGAATGGAAGTGTTGAAAGGCGATATGCTGGGAATTTGAACATATCTTTCGCGTATGTGGAAGGTGAGAGCTTGTTGATGGGGCTGAAGGAGGTTGCGGTGTCCAGTGGAAGTGCGTGTACTAGTGCTAGTTTGGAGCCGTCCTATGTGTTGAGGGCGTTGGGAGTTGAAGAAGATATGGCTCATACGTCAATTCGATATGGAATTGGGAGGTTTACTACTGAAGAAGAGATTGATCGTGCAGTTGATCTTACAGTCAAGCAGGTTGAGAAGTTGAGGGAAATGAGCCCACTTTATGAAATGGTTAAAGAGGGCATTGATATAAAGAGTATACAATGGGCGCAGCATTAG